A window from Neodiprion fabricii isolate iyNeoFabr1 chromosome 2, iyNeoFabr1.1, whole genome shotgun sequence encodes these proteins:
- the LOC124175341 gene encoding uncharacterized protein LOC124175341, whose protein sequence is MEAKPVPKPRSTLIAEGKGTRPVPVPAPRNLHSTTVRSTPRSTSSSESSTSEKSDEGTKSCTTPEGRSSGPEFFRTLGNSSRNFKDEISEKMTSKSKAVISSTRNASLRLEKSVKNLLTRRLASLNNEDGLGGDVPDDIVDATNRKLKDTIGARQDRCVSMPTDDIFNGISFYSPLGTTLKSVRNVEDLSTVRYSPPPPIYPPPPLPEESIYDELQSVTSGHSSRYDTLSSTVSAVRDLDLSDSFDLLSFARSHGSDSDLSMNNGESNLTEKITIDGPKRLSRSDSWTFYDATPSPKPGVDLEAMSSLDEGVNEPPIQEPVLNNPRASTVSIPNSMYENWLPRKLDSDQIVVESGRETSKSLLFEFDPLARADESVYSNYENNDLMLLEALLATSESPSSAGSLADLQEQEEDAEDEAYHEVIQPKDEGVDNAEATGPPPEPPRRYDSLPKNDYDEVEMIEVPNKNPALLPKLSQLRKKQPAVPPRKPSIKIHVQRETIGVTEVATCPEEVPPPSPQVAEENRTSMMRKLQRKLRHDSVASIRPNVMSFVRGSKLLSRNRDVPKEPAIGGRLERPPYTGHKSTPQRGIVYRPGVGIERAKDLVPRAAVLQDNKLSFYTDKSMTTLKESVLLETIHSVHLLQDVKTVDGEAVHCVAISGDGRPGVHVFYVKGVTERRIWAQRILEALTPVFPVRYSSELARVGWAYVKEGVTGTWFPAWLLLQRRSLFYTRSMDPVIFEHLDLRKARCIVLREHEGPIPGGGSVPVVVVDAGGKSALHIAAPGSREGPAWKHALYQAATSCGPDIEQQQLTQDNVPVILEKCINFIYTHGIMSEGIYRRSGSSTAVARLLEAFRKDAWVTQITKVDYSEHDVATVLRRFLRDLPEPLLPAASHDSLCRIVDMKNTDERVANYRSKLERLSTVAGATLRRILAHLHCLSQQSARNRMTVTNLSAVWGPTLMHAGETKSDDWNRSETRVVGDLIELYPKLYQLSAADLAREAKILEVLERHHVSNNRPRAAPSGDLKIWIYVIARDGECVNVTLGPHKTAFDVCRELADKTGHQPHELCLEESALGGDLERPLHHNESVLETVARWGYWDVEDRKDNVLVLKRDRVYKDIVPLVNPPMTISGELKFADNKTKNFKNYLFEFSQAKLCCYKDKMCATKLHEWRIEDIVWYLGHESKRNPQMGWSITFITKNGKPNRCKETPFFGYTLAGALKGEEYRWLAAMLFGEYQLNLRPSAVNLMDP, encoded by the exons ATGGAGGCAAAACCAGTGCCGAAACCTCGCTCGACCTTGATCGCCGAGGGCAAGGGCACACGACCCGTGCCGGTACCGGCGCCTAGAAATCTGCATTCCACCACCGTGCGATCAACGCCGAGGTCAACGAGCTCAAGCGAGTCGAGTACCTCGGAGAAAAGCGATGAGGGCACGAAGTCCTGCACGACTCCTGAGGGCAGGAGCTCGGGGCCCGAGTTCTTCCGAACCCTGGGCAACTCGTCGAGGAATTTCAAGGACGAGATATCGGAGAAGATGACGTCGAAGAGCAAGGCGGTGATATCGAGCACTCGGAACGCTAGCCTGCGACTCGAGAAATCGGTTAAGAATTTGCTGACGCGGCGCCTGGCCTCGCTGAACAACGAAGACGGACTCGGTGGCGACGTGCCCGACGATATCGTCGACGCTACGAACCGGAAGCTCAAAGACACGATCGGCGCACGTCAGGATCGATGCGTCTCCATGCCGACCGACGACATTTTCAACGGTATATCGTTCTACAGTCCGCTCGGGACGACCCTGAAGAGCGTGCGCAACGTCGAGGACTTGTCGACGGTCCGGTACAGCCCACCACCGCCGATTTACCCGCCCCCGCCGCTTCCGGAAGAGTCGATCTACGACGAGCTCCAGTCGGTAACTTCCGGGCACAGCAGTAGGTACGATACTCTCAGTTCAACCGTCTCGGCAGTTCGAGACCTCGACCTCAGCGACTCCTTCGACCTTCTCAGCTTCGCTCGAAGCCACGGAAGCGACTCTGACCTCAGCATGAACAACGGTGAGTCGAATTTAACCGAGAAAATCACTATCGACGGACCCAAACGACTCTCCAGGTCCGATTCCTGGACCTTTTACGACGCAACGCCGAGCCCCAAGCCCGGCGTTGACCTCGAGGCGATGTCGAGCCTCGACGAAGGCGTCAACGAACCTCCGATACAGGAACCAGTTCTGAACAACCCGCGAGCGAGCACGGTCTCGATACCGAATTCCATGTACGAGAACTGGCTGCCTCGGAAGCTGGACTCCGACCAAATCGTGGTCGAGTCCGGGCGGGAGACGAGCAAGTCGCTGCTCTTCGAGTTTGACCCTCTCGCTCGGGCCGACGAGAGCGTCTACAGCAACTACGAGAACAACGATCTGATGCTGCTGGAGGCTCTCCTCGCCACCAGCGAGTCGCCGAGCAGCGCCGGGAGCCTCGCAGACCTCCAGGAGCAGGAGGAAGACGCGGAGGACGAAGCCTACCACGAGGTCATCCAGCCCAAGGACGAGGGAGTCGATAATGCCGAAGCGACTGGACCACCGCCGGAGCCCCCAAGGCGGTACGACTCCCTACCGAAGAACGATTACGACGAGGTCGAGATGATCGAAGTGCCGAACAAGAATCCAGCCCTGCTGCCAAAGCTCTCTCAGCTGCGTAAGAAGCAGCCGGCGGTGCCGCCGAGGAAACcttcgataaaaattcacgtACAGAGGGAAACCATCGGAGTTACAGAGGTCGCGACGTGTCCCGAAGAGGTGCCACCACCGAGTCCCCAGGTCGCGGAGGAGAACAGGACCTCGATGATGAGGAAATTGCAGAGGAAACTGAGGCACGACTCGGTCGCCAGCATCAGGCCAAACGTGATGAGCTTCGTGCGGGGCAGTAAGCTGCTATCCCGGAACCGCGACGTCCCGAAGGAACCCGCGATCGGGGGCAGGCTGGAGCGTCCACCGTACACGGGACACAAGTCGACGCCGCAAAGGGGGATCGTCTACAGACCCGGTGTCGGTATCGAGAGGGCGAAAGACTTGGTGCCCCGGGCCGCCGTGCTTCAGGACAACAAGTTGTCCTTCTACACTGACAAGAGCATGACCACCCTGAAGGAGAGCGTCCTCCTCGAGACGATTCACAGCGTGCATCTGCTCCAGGATGTCAA gacAGTCGACGGGGAAGCTGTTCACTGCGTGGCGATCAGCGGGGATGGAAGGCCTGGCGTCCACGTGTTCTACGTCAAGGGTGTAACGGAACGAAGAATTTGGGCCCAACGTATTCTGGAGGCTCTGACGCCAGTCTTTCCCGTTAGATACAGTTCCGAACTAGCGAGGGTGGGCTGGGCCTATGTCAAG GAAGGCGTTACCGGAACGTGGTTTCCTGCTTGGCTGCTGTTGCAACGAAGAAGCCTCTTCTACACGCGGTCAATGGATCCCGTTATCTTTGAACATCTGGACCTGCGGAAAGCCCGTTGCATAG TCCTCAGAGAACACGAGGGACCGATCCCTGGGGGTGGAAGCGTTCCGGTCGTGGTTGTCGATGCCGGAGGAAAAAGTGCCCTACATATTGCAGCGCCGGGTTCGAGAGAAGGTCCTGCATGGAAGCACGCCCTCTACCAAGCGGCGACAAGCTGCGGTCCTGACATTGAGCAGCAGCAGCTGACGCAGGACAACGTGCCGGTCATCCTGGAGAagtgtataaatttcatttacacCCACG GTATCATGTCCGAGGGCATTTATCGGCGCAGTGGATCCAGTACCGCTGTTGCCCGCCTCTTGGAAGCATTCCGCAAAGATGCGTGGGTGACGCAAATCACGAAGGTTGACTACTCGGAGCACGACGTTGCGACGGTGCTCAGACGATTCCTGAGGGATCTACCTGAGCCCCTTTTGCCCGCCGCCAGTCACGATTCTCTTTGCCGAATCGTGG ACATGAAAAACACGGATGAGCGGGTGGCGAACTACAGAAGCAAGCTCGAGAGGTTGAGCACCGTGGCGGGGGCGACGCTCCGGAGGATACTGGCCCATCTTCACTGCCTGAGCCAGCAGAGCGCGAGGAACCGAATGACCGTTACGAACCTGTCAGCAGTGTGGGGCCCCACATTGATGCACGCCGGAGAGACTAAGAGCGACGATTGGAACCGGTCCGAGACGAGAGTGGTCGGGGACCTGATCGAGCTCTACCCGAAGCTCTATCAACTCTCCGCGGCGGACTTGGCCAGGGAGGCGAAGATCCTGGAGGTTCTGGAGCGGCACCACGTGTCCAACAATCGTCCAAGGGCGGCGCCCTCGGGGGACCTCAAGATCTGGATCTACGTGATCGCGAGGGACGGGGAATGCGTCAACGTCACG CTTGGTCCCCACAAAACCGCGTTCGACGTGTGCAGAGAACTGGCGGACAAGACGGGCCATCAACCCCACGAGTTGTGCCTCGAGGAGTCGGCCCTTGGTGGTGACCTCGAACGTCCCCTGCATCACAACGAGAGCGTGTTGGAGACCGTCGCAAGGTGGGGGTACTGGGACgtcgaagacagaaaggacaaCGTCCTGGTACTCAAGAGAGACAGAGTCTACAAAGACATTGTTCCCTTG GTGAACCCACCAATGACGATATCCGGAGAGCTCAAGTTTGCTGATAACAAGACTAAGAATTTCAAGAACTACTTGTTCGAGTTCAGCCAAGCCAAGCTCTGCTGCTACAAGGACAAAATGTGCGCGACGAAACTCCACGAGTGGAGAATCGAGGACATCGTTTGGTACCTGGGTCACGAATCGAAGCGCAATCCGCAGATGGG GTGGTCTATCACGTTTATCACGAAGAACGGAAAGCCCAACAG GTGCAAGGAGACTCCCTTCTTCGGTTACACCCTTGCTGGAGCGTTGAAGGGCGAAGAGTACCGTTGGTTGGCAGCAATGTTGTTCGGGGAGTACCAGCTGAACCTTCGCCCATCCGCGGTTAACCTGATGGACCCTTGA
- the LOC124175373 gene encoding uncharacterized protein LOC124175373 → MQREPKPGAVKSNSAKKTRNAGTPENRSRNPSHDVTISAMNRTTNFRHRPTMGPGDIMIPPGLVTKRRVGAVARLNMTLAQHPSQLPMKAESEYPENELSLLYDKYLRATATEILVKKKIAEKECAMTAQMVAVSSERRVAKKKVEAAKLRESELRSANLMQSRIDAQLTDITASFDDLRKNKVKEKLLDLKTLLEPLDELQCQGIVIPNNPEESWEFFKSLEDIGEVLKCILKSNGNKETTYRDLADGLQNLTDKQTEIECVKKKFDDILCGLQVLVLKEASASFADNDADVSCNVLAD, encoded by the exons ATGCAGAGAGAACCGAAACCGGGTGCGGTAAAATCTAACAGCGCGAAGAA AACACGAAATGCTGGCACACCTGAAAATCGCTCGCGTAACCCATCTCATGATGTCACAATTTCGGCGATGAATCGAACAACAAACTTTCGACACAGACCTACCATGGGTCCTGGTGACATAATGATCCCCCCAG GTCTGGTGACGAAAAGACGCGTAGGTGCGGTGGCCAGACTCAACATGACCTTGGCCCAACATCCGTCACAGCTTCCCATGAAAGCGGAGTCCGAGTATCCTGAAAATGAACTGAGCCTTCTTTACGATAAGTACCTGCGAGCTACAGCGACTGAGATTCTAGTTAAGAAGAAAATTGCCGAAAAGGAATGTGCGATGACTGCTCAGATGGTTGCCGTTTCAAGCGAGAGACGCGTTGCCAAGAAGAAGGTCGAGGCGGCGAAACTGAGAGAAAGTGAATTGAGAAGCGCAAACCTGATGCAGAGCAGAATCGATGCCCAATTAACGGACATTACCGCGTCCTTTG ATGACCTTCGAAAAAATAAGGTAAAGGAAAAATTATTGGACTTAAAAACGCTGCTCGAACCGTTAGACGAGCTGCAATGTCAGGGTATTGTCATTCCCAACAATCCAGAGGAAAGCTGGGAGTTTTTTAAAAGCTTAGAAGACATTGGCGAGGTACTGAAGTGCATACTGAAGTCAAACGGCAACAAGGAAACCACATACCGGGATCTTGCGGACGGGTTACAGAATTTGACCGACAAACAAACGGAAATCGaatgcgtgaaaaaaaa ATTCGACGATATTCTCTGCGGACTTCAAGTCCTCGTTTTAAAGGAAGCCTCTGCATCTTTTGCCGACAACGATGCCGACGTGTCTTGCAACGTTCTAGCAGACTGa
- the LOC124175360 gene encoding zinc finger protein 316-like yields MEYGIWSLHAAGGLWGDPRLARRHPILGPGGPGTPGAAFALNTLRHPVDGVAMPVAASSPAYRAMELVTRTLSRTTEPGQPGGAREPRDNESNIEERRRSDRDDDENSSQTAIRRVIRNTEDPGDESDAESVSSGNDESRHSANNNLHPKPPDGLPCLLLDKEEGVPPVLNSWVLGAYTAMLGRLSAATAALEGSEVPPIPSESGSESDSSSCTEKSRELTRPGRGYSCGSCETVSDTRPALRKHIADCHPAMSALDAGESRRCPATGCDFATGSRCEMETHVAAHVAQGMSPTGKKRSLALQRVRYEREEYRCSMCSYACTIEKAFQKHLRAHAKGAAPETRVSCPVCGADRTSEVDLSRHMRRHRDDRYFCCDICIFRTVQLKKLIQHRRMHTGEKPHLCPHCAYRSARRDNLRSHVRRVHKKENLYCDTFSPRGMLQITPIGQNLRSPASSPASNSGSAT; encoded by the exons ATGGAATATGGGATCTGGAGTCTGCACGCCGCGGGGGGACTTTGGGGCGATCCGCGGCTCGCCCGAAGACACCCGATCCTGGGTCCAGGGGGTCCTGGAACACCTGGGGCAGCCTTCGCCTTGAACACGCTGCGGCATCCGGTTGACGGGGTCGCGATGCCCGTCGCCGCGAGCAGCCCCGCTTATCGAGCCATGGAACTGGTTACCAGGACCCTCTCCAGGACGACGGAGCCTGGGCAGCCCGGCGGGGCTCGGGAACCACGAGACAACGAATCGAACATCGAAGAAAGACGGAGGAGCGACCGGGATGACGACGAGAACTCGAGTCAG ACGGCCATACGACGTGTGATCAGAAATACGGAGGACCCGGGGGACGAAAGCGATGCGGAAAGTGTGAGCAGCGGTAACGACGAATCCCGGCACTCGGCGAACAATAATCTTCACCCAAAGCCCCCGGACGGGCTGCCGTGTCTTCTTCTGGACAAG GAAGAGGGTGTTCCACCGGTCCTGAACAGCTGGGTCCTCGGAGCGTACACGGCGATGCTGGGACGACTCTCGGCGGCGACGGCTGCTCTGGAGGGTTCCGAGGTGCCTCCTATACCTTCCGAGAGCGGATCCGAGAGCGACTCGTCCTCCTGCACCGAGAA ATCTCGAGAGCTGACGAGACCGGGTCGCGGTTACTCCTGCGGTTCTTGCGAAACGGTTTCGGACACGCGGCCAGCTCTGAGAAAGCACATCGCCGACTGTCATCCGGCAATGTCGGCCCTGGACGCCGGGGAGTCTCGGAGGTGTCCGGCGACCGGATGCGACTTCGCGACCGGAAGTCGGTGCGAGATGGAGACCCACGTGGCGGCGCACGTGGCCCAAGGCATGTCGCCGACCGGGAAGAAGCGCTCGCTGGCCCTTCAGCGCGTCAG GTACGAGAGGGAGGAATACCGTTGCTCGATGTGCTCCTACGCCTGCACCATCGAGAAGGCCTTCCAAAAGCACCTCAGGGCCCATGCCAAGGGCGCCGCGCCCGAGACAAGGGTCAGCTGTCCCGTTTGCGGGGCCGATCGGACCTCGGAAGTCGACCTCAGCCGGCACATGCGGAGGCACCGCGACGATCGGTACTTCTGCTGCGACATATGCATCTTCAGGACGGTGCAGCTTAAGAAG CTCATTCAGCATCGAAGGATGCACACCGGGGAGAAGCCGCACCTTTGTCCACACTGCGCCTACCGGAGTGCCAGACGCGACAATTTGAGAAGCCACGTGCGTCGCGTTCACAAGAAGGAAAACCTCTACTGCGACACCTTCAGTCCCCGCGGCATGCTGCAGATCACGCCAATCGGTCAAAATCTGAGAAGTCCAGCCTCTTCACCGGCCTCGAACTCCGGAAGTGCGACTTAG
- the LOC124175364 gene encoding uncharacterized protein LOC124175364 produces the protein MTSDMRAQQPLRGASLPTGDVLDSVNGDGGQFVPRSRPVSFYDNFKDVPVMPPCVSSAVSAGNLNQVVRDDGSLLPMSRNSRVSSAVSAGNVTRIHSPKVIGAVSTGHIGKIFRLEKEKGDPQLGRAPSMATCLSTTVPVNLTTSQIAGRHTPTRNSLRHSRMIVMNRTGNAPRKSSQPTLLVHRVLARCLAAVQLILGMAVTSLALWFLVWAPNLPITDIPYWSGIPLLLSGCFGSLLLCCFRNEYTGSSHGFCISSAKVLSVFLSGLATLAGIVACVSSSMHLARLARTDCTPRDLNETCSCRPRGDFTVVPEPILRYVDLSCPEVESILAILLIFSATCNGLGAIIAGWYCYLHWSTTDSRDNRNKYTQVRTGPAPGRILNRPIYNPNLNGR, from the exons ATGACATCGGATATGCGTGCGCAGCAGCCCCTTCGGGGTGCTTCGCTGCCGACGGGGGATGTCCTCGACTCCGTTAACGGAGACGGGGGTCAGTTTGTCCCGCGCAGTCGACCAGTCAGTTTCTACGACAATTTCAAG GACGTGCCAGTGATGCCGCCGTGCGTTTCGTCGGCCGTCAGCGCGGGGAATTTGAATCAGGTTGTACGAGACGACGGGTCGTTATTGCCGATGTCGCGGAACAGTCGAGTGAGCAGCGCGGTCAGTGCCGGAAATGTGACAAGGATCCACAGCCCAAAAGTGATCG GTGCCGTGTCGACCGGGCATATCGGGAAGATCTTCCGCCTCGAAAAGGAAAAGGGGGACCCTCAGCTCGGGCGTGCGCCTTCTATGGCGACCTGCCTGTCGACGACAGTTCCGGTAAACCTGACCACCTCGCAGATCGCTGGCCGACACACACCCACCCGGAACTCCCTCAGGCACAGCCGGATGATCGTGATGAACAGGACAGGAAACG CTCCACGGAAATCCTCCCAGCCAACGCTGCTGGTGCACCGGGTGCTCGCCAGGTGTCTGGCCGCAGTTCAATTGATCCTTGGTATGGCAGTCACGTCGTTGGCGCTTTGGTTTCTGGTGTGGGCGCCAAACCTGCCGATAACCGATATCCCCTACTGGAGTGGAATCCCC CTCCTGCTCTCCGGATGCTTCGGATCTCTTCTGCTGTGCTGCTTCAGAAACGAGTATACCGGCTCGAGTCATGGATTTTGCATATCTTCGGCGaag GTCCTCAGCGTCTTCTTGTCGGGACTCGCAACTCTGGCGGGTATCGTCGCCTGCGTGTCTTCCTCCATGCATCTCGCCCGTTTGGCCCGTACCGATTGCACCCCTCGCGACCTGAATGAAACTTGCTCGTGTCGTCCCCGAGGCGATTTCACCGTCGTTCCTGAACCGATTCTTCGGTACGTCGACCTCAGCTGTCCAGAGGTCGAGAGCATCCTGGCGATACTTTTGATATTCTCGGCGACTTGCAACGGCCTCGGCGCCATTATCGCTGGGTGGTACTGCTACCTTCATTGGAGCACGACGGATTCCAGAGACAACAGGAACAAGTACACCCAGGTCAGAACCGGCCCTGCGCCAGGCCGCATCCTTAATAGGCCCATTTACAATCCGAATTTGAACGGACGATGA